From a region of the Actinomadura luzonensis genome:
- a CDS encoding lasso peptide biosynthesis PqqD family chaperone: MNLRLRADVSTAETDYGVVLLDQRSGDFWQLNPSAALAVRHLLGGGGPERAAAALNAEFEVTPEEALRDVRELLEQLQAAGLVVS, translated from the coding sequence ATGAACCTCCGGCTGCGCGCCGACGTGTCCACCGCCGAGACCGACTACGGCGTCGTGCTGCTCGACCAGCGCAGCGGCGACTTCTGGCAGCTCAACCCCAGCGCCGCGCTGGCCGTGCGGCACCTGCTCGGCGGCGGGGGCCCCGAGCGGGCCGCCGCGGCGCTCAACGCCGAGTTCGAGGTCACGCCGGAGGAGGCCCTGCGCGACGTGCGGGAGCTGCTGGAGCAGCTTCAGGCGGCCGGGCTGGTGGTGTCGTGA
- the fabZ gene encoding 3-hydroxyacyl-ACP dehydratase FabZ, translated as MTIAEQAPAPTSGEEEAAPGKPGVPGKAEPVAGLTHDQVRQVLPHRWPMLLLDRVGPVVPGVKGTATKNVAGTELWFQGHFPGEAVLPGVVIVEAMAQLSGVVFALAGASEISYLAGVRSMRFRRPIVPGDQVTLTAERTAGGGGFAEFRVAARVEGQVAAEGNLTIADPASQRSSRKV; from the coding sequence ATGACGATCGCCGAGCAGGCGCCCGCCCCCACCTCCGGCGAGGAGGAGGCCGCTCCGGGGAAGCCAGGCGTCCCGGGGAAGGCGGAGCCGGTCGCCGGGCTCACCCACGACCAGGTGCGGCAGGTGCTGCCGCACCGCTGGCCCATGCTGCTGCTCGACCGGGTCGGCCCGGTCGTCCCCGGCGTCAAGGGCACGGCCACCAAGAACGTCGCCGGCACCGAGCTGTGGTTCCAGGGCCACTTCCCCGGCGAGGCCGTGCTGCCCGGCGTCGTGATCGTCGAGGCCATGGCGCAGCTCTCGGGCGTGGTCTTCGCCCTGGCCGGCGCCAGCGAGATCAGCTACCTGGCGGGGGTCCGCTCGATGCGCTTCCGCCGCCCGATCGTCCCGGGCGACCAGGTGACCCTGACGGCCGAGCGGACCGCCGGCGGCGGCGGCTTCGCCGAGTTCCGGGTCGCGGCCCGGGTCGAGGGCCAGGTCGCCGCCGAAGGAAACCTCACGATCGCCGACCCGGCGTCGCAACGCTCTTCGCGAAAGGTGTGA
- a CDS encoding AfsR/SARP family transcriptional regulator — protein sequence MDGGVMAAPASAFAFHVLGPLKVVKDGVELPMSANRELVILASLLLNANRVMSVERLIEAVWAGSAPPSAWRQVAICVSRLRRTLGAGLIETSSPGYLLRATPGSIDWLRFTSMVSRARALAGGGQAEPAVLLLREALALWQGRPFEDIRGLRYDAARMEESRLEALETCLELEIGLGRHHQVIPELLALVAEWPLRERVRAQLMLAQYRAGRRAEALRTYQETRRYLLEQIGLEPGPALRRLHEQILRDESHLMRPPAAVPSAAGVVPCQLPPQVLPFVGRARELAALDAALLGDDRSAPFMIISGPSGVGKTSLALHWAHARIDAFPDGQLHADMAGAAGPDAVLDRFLRALGVPAPDLPADPEEKLALYRSCTASRRLLVVLDGAEDGDQVLPLLPGGARCRVVVTAADPLDDLVARQGAHRAFLRPLPEEAARELAGLLVGASAHGDEAVRDLVTASCGNPLSLRLAAARLHSRPPAA from the coding sequence GTGGACGGCGGCGTGATGGCGGCGCCGGCGTCCGCGTTCGCCTTCCACGTGCTGGGGCCGCTCAAGGTCGTCAAGGACGGCGTCGAGCTGCCCATGAGCGCCAACCGCGAGCTGGTCATCCTGGCCAGCCTCCTGCTCAACGCCAACCGCGTGATGAGCGTCGAACGCCTCATCGAGGCCGTGTGGGCCGGGTCCGCGCCGCCGAGCGCGTGGCGGCAGGTCGCCATCTGCGTCTCCCGGCTGCGCCGCACCCTCGGGGCCGGGCTGATCGAGACCTCCAGCCCCGGCTACCTGCTGCGGGCCACGCCCGGCAGCATCGACTGGCTGCGCTTCACCTCCATGGTGTCGCGCGCCCGCGCGCTGGCCGGCGGCGGGCAGGCCGAGCCGGCCGTGCTGCTGCTGCGCGAGGCGCTGGCGTTGTGGCAGGGGCGGCCGTTCGAGGACATCAGGGGGCTGCGCTACGACGCGGCCCGCATGGAGGAGTCGCGGCTGGAGGCGCTGGAGACCTGCCTGGAGCTGGAGATCGGGCTCGGCCGTCACCACCAGGTCATCCCCGAGCTGCTGGCGCTGGTGGCGGAGTGGCCGCTGCGCGAGCGGGTGCGGGCGCAGCTCATGCTGGCCCAGTACCGGGCGGGGCGGCGGGCCGAGGCGCTGCGCACGTACCAGGAGACGCGCCGCTACCTGCTGGAGCAGATCGGCCTGGAGCCCGGGCCCGCGCTGCGGCGGCTGCACGAGCAGATCCTGCGCGACGAGTCCCACCTGATGCGCCCGCCGGCCGCCGTGCCGAGCGCGGCCGGGGTGGTGCCGTGCCAGCTCCCGCCGCAGGTCCTGCCGTTCGTGGGGCGGGCGCGCGAGCTCGCCGCCCTGGACGCCGCCCTGCTCGGCGACGACCGGAGCGCCCCCTTCATGATCATCAGCGGCCCGTCCGGGGTCGGCAAGACCAGCCTGGCCCTGCACTGGGCGCACGCCCGCATCGACGCCTTCCCCGACGGCCAGCTCCACGCCGACATGGCGGGGGCCGCCGGACCGGACGCCGTGCTCGACCGCTTCCTGCGCGCGCTCGGCGTGCCCGCCCCCGACCTGCCCGCCGACCCGGAGGAGAAGCTCGCGCTCTACCGGAGCTGCACCGCCTCCCGGCGGCTGCTCGTGGTGCTGGACGGCGCGGAGGACGGCGACCAGGTGCTGCCGCTGCTGCCGGGTGGCGCGCGCTGCCGCGTCGTCGTCACCGCCGCCGACCCCCTGGACGACCTGGTGGCCCGGCAGGGGGCGCACCGGGCGTTCCTGCGGCCGCTGCCCGAGGAGGCGGCGCGGGAGCTGGCCGGGCTGCTGGTCGGCGCGTCGGCGCACGGGGACGAGGCGGTACGCGACCTGGTGACCGCCTCCTGCGGGAACCCGCTCTCCCTGCGGCTCGCCGCCGCCCGCCTCCACTCCCGGCCCCCGGCCGCCTGA
- a CDS encoding FAD-dependent monooxygenase produces MKELEVEVLVVGGGPVGLCAAIELSRLGISALLVERHSGTSIFPKARLVTTRTMELFRAWGIQEEVESAGMPREEYLAVGVGSSLSAPDFVRSAAELDRDAPQSPTYTFLCAQDVLEVILRRLAASRADVRYGTEMTSMRPGPDGVTAVVSGQDGETLVRCRYLVAADGSRSGVRDCLGIAWEGPPTLGHMISIMFEADLGFLPADRRAALSFLTDPPCAVEAVDHRRRWMVQTGYEPDQGGSPDDFTEEVCLRAVRDAVGVPDLPVRLLGVMPWLQQAMLAAAFRAGPVFLAGDAAHVATPQGGFGMNCGIQDAHNLAWKLAAVLRWGAGEALLDTYEAERRPIAGRTVDESLANALITWQMMEGRLPMAEAIQRQADRRSSEGLVLGFHYDSAAVVPDGTAPPAVADPYRTYVPAARPGHRAPHVWLSADGGPVSTLDVLVPGFTLLSPAGSGWANAATATPASAAVVAGVPLTAVEIADGDTAGALSSPTWAKEYGLGPKGAVLVRPDGHVAWRVADAAPSPDALAAALDTVLARHP; encoded by the coding sequence ATGAAAGAGCTCGAGGTCGAGGTTTTGGTGGTCGGCGGCGGACCGGTGGGGCTGTGCGCCGCCATCGAGCTCTCCCGTCTCGGAATATCGGCCCTGCTGGTCGAGCGGCACTCGGGAACGTCGATTTTCCCGAAGGCGAGGCTCGTCACCACCAGGACGATGGAGCTCTTCCGCGCCTGGGGGATCCAGGAGGAGGTGGAGTCGGCCGGCATGCCGCGCGAGGAGTACCTCGCGGTGGGCGTCGGCAGCTCGCTGAGCGCGCCCGACTTCGTCCGCTCGGCCGCCGAGCTGGACCGGGACGCCCCGCAGAGCCCCACCTACACCTTCCTGTGCGCGCAGGACGTGCTGGAGGTCATCCTGCGGCGGCTCGCGGCGTCGCGCGCCGACGTGCGGTACGGCACGGAGATGACCTCGATGCGGCCCGGCCCGGACGGCGTGACGGCCGTGGTGTCCGGCCAGGACGGCGAGACGCTGGTGCGCTGCCGCTACCTGGTGGCCGCCGACGGCAGCCGCAGCGGCGTGCGCGACTGCCTCGGCATCGCCTGGGAGGGCCCGCCGACGCTCGGGCACATGATCAGCATCATGTTCGAGGCCGACCTGGGTTTCCTGCCCGCCGACCGGCGGGCCGCGCTGTCGTTCCTGACCGACCCGCCGTGCGCGGTGGAGGCCGTGGACCACCGCCGGCGCTGGATGGTGCAGACCGGCTACGAGCCCGACCAGGGCGGCAGCCCGGACGACTTCACCGAGGAGGTGTGCCTGCGCGCGGTGCGGGACGCCGTCGGCGTGCCCGACCTGCCGGTCCGGCTGCTCGGCGTGATGCCGTGGCTCCAGCAGGCCATGCTCGCCGCCGCCTTCCGCGCCGGCCCCGTCTTCCTCGCGGGGGACGCGGCGCACGTGGCCACGCCGCAGGGCGGGTTCGGGATGAACTGCGGCATCCAGGACGCGCACAACCTGGCCTGGAAACTGGCCGCCGTCCTGCGGTGGGGCGCCGGGGAAGCGCTGCTGGACACGTACGAGGCGGAGCGGCGGCCCATCGCCGGGCGCACCGTGGACGAGAGCCTGGCCAACGCGCTCATCACCTGGCAGATGATGGAGGGCCGGCTGCCGATGGCCGAGGCCATCCAGCGGCAGGCCGACCGGCGCAGCTCGGAGGGGCTGGTGCTGGGCTTCCACTACGACTCGGCGGCCGTCGTCCCCGACGGCACGGCGCCGCCGGCGGTCGCGGACCCGTACCGGACGTACGTGCCGGCCGCCCGGCCCGGCCACCGCGCCCCTCACGTGTGGCTGTCCGCCGATGGAGGGCCGGTGTCGACGCTCGACGTCCTCGTCCCCGGTTTCACCCTCCTGTCCCCGGCCGGCTCCGGCTGGGCCAACGCGGCCACCGCAACCCCCGCCTCGGCGGCCGTCGTCGCGGGCGTTCCGCTGACGGCGGTGGAGATCGCCGACGGCGACACCGCCGGCGCGCTGTCCTCCCCCACCTGGGCGAAGGAGTACGGGCTCGGGCCGAAAGGCGCGGTCCTCGTCCGGCCGGACGGTCACGTGGCGTGGCGGGTCGCCGACGCCGCCCCGTCACCGGACGCCCTCGCCGCGGCCCTCGACACGGTCCTCGCCCGCCACCCCTGA
- a CDS encoding aminomethyltransferase family protein: MASVLATTHPTDTVYGEVGDATVPLRFSSTSEEYGVLRERAAVIDLGGHGLIEITGPAAVDFAQRLLARDVEYLTSDRCMMSLVLDEDGQVVDQVVAFGREDGLLLESSCGAGARLLAHLRAHQEDGVEITDRSGDLTVIGLEGPYAWGVVGRLIDAELASLPFESVAEATWDGVEIVFARTGLTGEYGYQMIVPIEAAAALWTGALEHASPAGLEALELAMLEVRQPIPRHEATPGATVIEIGANWLVDITKDDFVGKDAVVEAFEGGGGRRTVGFTGCAGVPAPGTRVQAGGQDVGEIVHAVHSVGLDATLGLARVDADLAAAGLDLTVGGLSVTTLTSPYIVPKSWSIPII, translated from the coding sequence ATGGCAAGCGTCCTCGCGACCACGCATCCGACGGACACCGTGTACGGCGAGGTGGGCGACGCCACCGTGCCTCTGCGCTTCTCCTCGACGAGCGAGGAGTACGGCGTGCTGAGGGAACGCGCCGCCGTCATCGACCTCGGCGGCCACGGCCTCATCGAGATCACCGGCCCGGCCGCCGTCGACTTCGCCCAGCGCCTGCTGGCCCGCGACGTGGAGTACCTCACCTCCGACCGCTGCATGATGAGCCTCGTCCTGGACGAGGACGGCCAGGTCGTCGACCAGGTCGTCGCCTTCGGCCGGGAGGACGGCCTGCTCCTGGAGAGCTCGTGCGGCGCCGGCGCGCGGCTGCTCGCGCACCTGCGGGCGCACCAGGAGGACGGCGTCGAGATCACCGACCGTTCGGGCGACCTGACCGTCATCGGCCTGGAGGGCCCGTACGCCTGGGGCGTCGTGGGCCGCCTGATCGACGCCGAGCTGGCCTCGCTGCCGTTCGAGTCGGTCGCCGAGGCCACCTGGGACGGCGTCGAGATCGTCTTCGCCCGCACCGGGCTGACCGGCGAGTACGGCTACCAGATGATCGTCCCGATCGAAGCCGCCGCCGCCCTGTGGACCGGCGCGCTGGAGCACGCGAGCCCGGCCGGCCTGGAGGCGCTGGAGCTGGCCATGCTGGAGGTCCGCCAGCCGATCCCGCGGCACGAGGCCACGCCCGGCGCCACCGTCATCGAGATCGGCGCGAACTGGCTGGTCGACATCACCAAGGACGACTTCGTCGGCAAGGACGCCGTGGTCGAGGCGTTCGAGGGCGGCGGCGGCCGGCGCACGGTCGGCTTCACCGGCTGCGCGGGCGTCCCCGCGCCCGGCACCCGCGTGCAGGCGGGCGGCCAGGACGTCGGCGAGATCGTGCACGCCGTGCACAGCGTCGGGCTCGACGCCACGCTCGGCCTGGCCCGGGTGGACGCCGACCTGGCCGCGGCCGGGCTGGACCTCACCGTCGGCGGCCTCAGCGTGACCACGCTGACCAGCCCGTACATCGTGCCCAAGAGCTGGAGCATCCCGATCATCTGA
- a CDS encoding beta-ketoacyl-[acyl-carrier-protein] synthase family protein produces MALRPVVVTGLGIICAAGRDPAEFWSRLLAGQGGLTPIEDEAFAVFTARHAGQVPDAWIDAQLPPEDTGYDRTARLALVAARQAIAQAGLTAGGPAPERFGIILGKCQATPDAAGRYQPMHRTADVVAARLGLGGPRVLVSTACAAGGNAVGLAKDKILTGEADAVLAGGVDPLLFGTYAGFAGLQALSTGPCRPYSHSDGLNLGEGAAFLLLEPLDLALARGATPLAEVAGYGLSADAYHATAPDPTGRGGASAVRRALADAGLTTADVHYVSGHGTGTPANDAMEAKVMRLVFGERAGQVPTSSIKSFVGHTLGAAGAVEAVASVLALRNGAAPPTIGFDGDEVTGDLDFVPNQARPMPIGTVVSNNYAFGGNNVSLVLTAPGGPRPYEELPGRDAVITGLGPVTGVGAGIAEVAEAVAAGRQAPGAPPSLEGRTYAPRSLWRHMNHLSRMAIAASRLAWEDSGLKLPRKALDDVALVFATGAGSAESTGGFDESIAVNPNKPAVLSFSNVVLNATGGAVCQTLGLRGPTTTICNGGASASIALDCALELIRAGKAEVVLVVAADERPGGAAAGFGADGPGPVPYGDNPEGPVAGSAAVAFVVESAGHCAERGGTPYAKVAATRHAAGEGAGPLARSLALLDGRPPELVVGAATGRPQDAEEAAAVLDAAPARR; encoded by the coding sequence ATGGCGCTGCGGCCCGTCGTGGTCACCGGCCTGGGCATCATCTGCGCCGCCGGGCGCGACCCCGCCGAGTTCTGGAGCCGGCTGCTGGCCGGCCAGGGCGGACTCACCCCGATCGAGGACGAGGCGTTCGCCGTGTTCACGGCCAGGCACGCCGGCCAGGTGCCGGACGCGTGGATCGACGCCCAGCTCCCCCCTGAGGACACCGGGTACGACCGCACGGCCAGGCTCGCGCTCGTCGCCGCCCGCCAGGCGATCGCCCAGGCGGGCCTGACAGCGGGCGGCCCCGCCCCGGAGCGGTTCGGCATCATCCTCGGCAAATGCCAGGCCACCCCCGACGCGGCGGGCCGCTACCAGCCCATGCACCGCACCGCCGACGTGGTGGCCGCCCGGCTCGGCCTCGGCGGGCCGCGCGTCCTGGTCTCCACGGCCTGCGCCGCCGGGGGCAACGCGGTCGGCCTGGCCAAGGACAAGATCCTCACCGGCGAGGCGGACGCCGTCCTCGCGGGCGGCGTGGACCCGCTGCTGTTCGGCACGTACGCGGGCTTCGCCGGCCTCCAGGCGCTCAGCACCGGCCCGTGCCGGCCCTACAGCCACTCCGACGGGCTCAACCTGGGCGAGGGCGCCGCCTTCCTGCTGCTGGAGCCGCTGGACCTGGCGCTCGCCCGCGGCGCGACCCCGCTCGCGGAGGTCGCGGGCTACGGCCTGTCCGCCGACGCCTACCACGCCACCGCCCCCGACCCCACCGGCCGCGGCGGGGCCAGCGCCGTGCGCCGCGCCCTGGCCGACGCCGGGCTCACCACCGCCGACGTGCACTACGTCAGCGGCCACGGCACCGGCACGCCCGCCAACGACGCCATGGAGGCCAAGGTCATGCGCCTGGTCTTCGGCGAGCGGGCCGGACAGGTGCCGACCAGCAGCATCAAGTCGTTCGTCGGCCACACGCTGGGCGCGGCCGGCGCGGTGGAGGCGGTCGCGAGCGTGCTGGCGCTGCGCAACGGCGCCGCCCCGCCGACCATCGGGTTCGACGGCGACGAGGTGACCGGCGACCTGGACTTCGTGCCCAACCAGGCGCGGCCGATGCCGATCGGCACCGTCGTGTCGAACAACTACGCCTTCGGCGGCAACAACGTCTCGCTCGTGCTGACCGCGCCGGGCGGCCCCCGCCCGTACGAGGAACTGCCCGGACGGGACGCCGTCATCACCGGCCTCGGCCCGGTGACGGGCGTCGGCGCGGGCATCGCCGAGGTGGCCGAGGCGGTCGCCGCCGGCCGCCAGGCCCCGGGCGCGCCGCCGTCGCTGGAGGGCCGCACGTACGCGCCGCGCTCGCTGTGGCGGCACATGAACCACCTGTCCCGCATGGCGATCGCCGCCTCCCGGCTGGCCTGGGAGGACTCGGGGCTGAAGCTGCCGAGGAAGGCGCTCGACGACGTGGCGCTGGTCTTCGCCACCGGCGCCGGGTCGGCCGAGAGCACCGGCGGCTTCGACGAGAGCATCGCGGTCAACCCCAACAAGCCGGCCGTGCTCAGCTTCTCCAACGTCGTGCTGAACGCCACCGGCGGCGCGGTCTGCCAGACGCTGGGCCTGCGCGGGCCGACCACCACCATCTGCAACGGCGGGGCGTCGGCCTCGATCGCCCTGGACTGCGCGCTGGAGCTGATCCGGGCGGGCAAGGCCGAGGTGGTCCTGGTGGTGGCCGCCGACGAGAGGCCCGGTGGCGCGGCCGCCGGGTTCGGCGCGGACGGGCCCGGCCCGGTCCCGTACGGCGACAACCCCGAGGGGCCCGTCGCCGGATCGGCCGCCGTGGCCTTCGTGGTCGAGTCGGCCGGGCACTGCGCGGAGCGCGGCGGCACCCCGTACGCGAAGGTGGCCGCCACCCGCCACGCCGCCGGCGAGGGCGCCGGGCCGCTCGCGCGCAGCCTCGCGCTGCTCGACGGCCGCCCGCCCGAGCTGGTCGTCGGCGCGGCCACCGGCCGCCCGCAGGACGCCGAGGAGGCCGCCGCCGTGCTCGACGCCGCCCCGGCGCGCCGCTGA
- a CDS encoding acyl carrier protein codes for MTIDELRAKAAERQQTCSQIKKMIVSRLDLEIEPDWITDDQPLFGRGLELDSLDVLELYVAIEAEFGVALYDSEMAVFGSVSRLADEVNPALRATA; via the coding sequence ATGACCATCGACGAGCTGCGCGCCAAGGCCGCCGAGCGGCAGCAGACCTGCAGCCAGATCAAGAAGATGATCGTGTCCAGGCTGGACCTGGAGATCGAGCCCGACTGGATCACCGACGACCAGCCGCTGTTCGGCCGCGGCCTGGAGCTGGACAGCCTCGACGTGCTGGAGCTGTACGTGGCCATCGAGGCCGAGTTCGGCGTGGCGCTCTACGACAGCGAGATGGCGGTGTTCGGCTCGGTGTCGCGCCTGGCCGACGAGGTCAACCCGGCCCTGCGGGCGACGGCATGA
- a CDS encoding SDR family oxidoreductase, producing the protein MLFAQGTVALVTGGSRGIGRAVALDLAREGAHVLVNYARSEREAKEVVALAEEAGGSAAAVQADVTDEESVRAMFRAVRADHGRLDVLVTSAGITADRYLIAMGLEQFRAPVETNLIGTFLACREGLKLMQHQRSGSIVTLSSSSGLDGGFPGQTNYVASKGAIVAFTHALSNEAAPHGVRANVVCPGFVATDMTRKVPGHLKKQYESRIRLGRMGRPEEIASIVSFLASDKASYMSGSVVVAHGGGLG; encoded by the coding sequence ATGCTGTTTGCGCAGGGCACCGTGGCGCTGGTGACCGGCGGGTCGCGCGGGATCGGCCGGGCCGTCGCGCTCGACCTCGCCAGGGAGGGCGCCCACGTCCTGGTGAACTACGCGCGCTCCGAGCGCGAGGCCAAGGAGGTCGTGGCGCTCGCCGAGGAGGCGGGCGGCAGCGCGGCGGCCGTCCAGGCGGACGTGACGGACGAGGAGTCCGTACGGGCGATGTTCCGCGCCGTCCGCGCCGACCACGGACGCCTCGACGTGCTGGTGACCAGCGCCGGCATCACGGCCGACCGCTACCTCATCGCCATGGGCCTGGAGCAGTTCCGCGCGCCCGTCGAGACCAACCTCATCGGCACCTTCCTGGCCTGCCGCGAAGGGCTGAAGCTGATGCAGCACCAGCGCAGCGGCTCGATCGTCACGCTGTCCTCCTCCAGCGGGCTGGACGGCGGCTTCCCCGGCCAGACCAACTACGTGGCCTCCAAGGGCGCCATCGTCGCCTTCACCCACGCGCTGTCCAACGAGGCGGCCCCGCACGGCGTGCGCGCCAACGTGGTGTGCCCCGGCTTCGTGGCCACCGACATGACCCGCAAGGTGCCCGGCCACCTCAAGAAGCAGTACGAGTCCCGCATCCGGCTGGGCCGCATGGGCCGGCCCGAGGAGATCGCCTCCATCGTCAGCTTCCTGGCCTCGGACAAGGCCTCCTACATGTCCGGCTCGGTGGTCGTCGCCCACGGCGGCGGCCTCGGCTGA
- a CDS encoding lasso peptide biosynthesis B2 protein, producing MSVPSALERPQGVPWRARAAARLAVAAAFPLTLLPPRRLRAVLALVSRGARPAGYAEAKAAKDAVLAVSLTCLGVHGCLPRSLATVLLCRMRGSWPDWCAGTRTRPPFGAHAWVEAEGRPVEESVPEGYLIPLIAVTAPRRHRPH from the coding sequence GTGAGCGTCCCCAGCGCGCTGGAACGTCCCCAGGGGGTTCCCTGGCGGGCGCGGGCGGCGGCGCGGCTCGCGGTGGCCGCCGCGTTCCCGCTGACGCTGCTGCCGCCCCGGCGGCTGCGCGCCGTGCTCGCGCTGGTCAGCCGGGGCGCCAGGCCCGCCGGGTACGCCGAGGCCAAGGCCGCCAAGGACGCCGTCCTGGCGGTCAGCCTGACCTGCCTCGGGGTGCACGGCTGCCTGCCCCGGTCGCTGGCCACCGTCCTGCTGTGCCGGATGCGGGGGTCGTGGCCGGACTGGTGCGCCGGGACGCGGACCCGGCCGCCGTTCGGGGCGCACGCCTGGGTCGAGGCGGAGGGCCGGCCGGTGGAGGAGTCCGTGCCCGAGGGCTACCTGATCCCGCTGATCGCGGTCACCGCCCCGCGGCGGCACCGGCCGCACTGA
- a CDS encoding asparagine synthase-related protein, translating to MEPPEPVRPLAEAAADVRRALDEAVAVRTGPGGTVSLDLSGGLDSTSLCFLAAARGEARVIASTWPGRDPADDDLEWARRAAAHLPGAEHVIWPAEESPLVYEDLLRVDDTLDEPGIGVMDRARVLAHLPRLAAMGSRLHLTGIGGDHVAWCSEAHYHRLLRTRPLSAAARLRGFRALFHWPYGPMLRTLADGRSYRRWLAGAAAGLREPAAPPVAAALGWGAPPRLFPWVTDEAAALAAEALAEALAQARPLGPDRGRHADLYAIHDTCRVIRQWDQMSARAGLPMSHPFLDDRVIEACLSVRPQDRVTPWQYKPLLKAAMRGVVPAECLRRTSKAEASLDAAEGLRRHAADLQELWADSRLARLGLVDTAMLKDLTGRPDSPELRTAVLYSTIACEVWLRTLEPSAGGPQR from the coding sequence GTGGAGCCGCCCGAGCCGGTGCGCCCGCTGGCCGAGGCCGCCGCCGACGTGCGGCGGGCGCTCGACGAGGCGGTCGCCGTCCGCACCGGGCCGGGCGGCACCGTGAGCCTCGACCTGTCCGGCGGGCTCGACTCCACCTCGCTGTGCTTCCTCGCCGCCGCCCGCGGCGAGGCGCGGGTCATCGCCTCCACCTGGCCCGGCCGCGACCCCGCCGACGACGATCTGGAGTGGGCCCGGCGGGCCGCCGCCCACCTGCCCGGCGCCGAGCACGTGATCTGGCCCGCCGAGGAGTCCCCGCTGGTCTACGAGGACCTGCTGCGCGTCGACGACACGCTCGACGAGCCCGGCATCGGCGTCATGGACCGGGCCCGGGTGCTGGCGCACCTGCCGCGGCTGGCCGCCATGGGCAGCAGGCTGCACCTGACGGGCATCGGCGGCGACCACGTGGCCTGGTGCTCCGAGGCGCACTACCACCGGCTGCTGCGCACGCGTCCCCTGTCGGCGGCGGCGCGGCTGCGCGGGTTCCGCGCGCTGTTCCACTGGCCGTACGGCCCGATGCTCAGGACGCTGGCCGACGGCCGCTCCTACCGCCGCTGGCTGGCGGGCGCGGCGGCCGGTCTCCGCGAGCCCGCCGCGCCGCCGGTGGCCGCCGCCCTCGGCTGGGGCGCGCCGCCGCGGCTGTTCCCCTGGGTCACCGACGAGGCCGCCGCCCTGGCCGCCGAGGCGCTGGCCGAGGCGCTTGCGCAGGCCCGGCCGCTCGGCCCCGACCGCGGCCGGCACGCCGACCTGTACGCCATCCACGACACCTGCCGCGTCATCCGGCAGTGGGACCAGATGAGCGCCCGCGCCGGCCTGCCGATGAGCCACCCCTTCCTGGACGACCGGGTGATCGAGGCGTGCCTGTCGGTGCGCCCGCAGGACCGGGTCACGCCCTGGCAGTACAAACCGCTGCTCAAGGCCGCCATGCGCGGCGTCGTGCCGGCGGAGTGCCTGCGCCGCACCAGCAAGGCCGAGGCCTCGCTCGACGCGGCCGAGGGGCTGCGCCGGCACGCCGCCGACCTGCAGGAGCTCTGGGCCGACTCCCGGCTGGCCCGGCTCGGGCTGGTGGACACCGCGATGCTCAAGGACCTCACCGGCCGCCCCGACAGCCCCGAGCTGCGCACGGCCGTCCTCTACTCGACCATCGCCTGCGAGGTGTGGCTACGCACCTTGGAGCCCTCCGCGGGCGGACCGCAGCGATGA
- a CDS encoding nitroreductase family protein: MTAVRAPETGTPFDVAETDRLLTTTRSVRRRLDLERPVPREVIQEALQVAVQAPTANNHQNWRWLVLTEPATKAQLAELIRSSWQFHLNDIWTRAGRRRHDAQARRNHASAQALTETIAAVPALVIPCVLGRPPDITAINEAWRRRMADKVAEDPGHLVQHGETRASIFYGSIFPAVWSFQLALRSRGLGSTITCLHVPHEREVGRLLGIPSGVTQVCMIPVAYTVGTDFRPADRYSAKERTYWERWGT; the protein is encoded by the coding sequence ATGACCGCCGTCCGCGCGCCCGAGACCGGCACGCCGTTCGACGTGGCCGAGACCGACCGGCTGCTGACCACCACCCGGTCCGTACGCCGCCGCCTCGACCTGGAGCGGCCCGTCCCGCGCGAGGTCATCCAGGAGGCGCTGCAGGTCGCCGTCCAGGCGCCCACCGCCAACAACCACCAGAACTGGCGCTGGCTGGTGCTCACCGAGCCCGCCACCAAGGCCCAGCTGGCGGAGCTGATCCGCTCCTCCTGGCAGTTCCACCTCAACGACATCTGGACCAGGGCCGGCCGCCGCCGCCACGACGCCCAGGCCCGCCGCAACCACGCCTCCGCGCAGGCGCTGACCGAGACCATCGCGGCGGTGCCCGCCCTGGTGATCCCGTGCGTGCTGGGCCGCCCGCCGGACATCACGGCGATCAACGAGGCGTGGCGGCGGCGCATGGCCGACAAGGTCGCCGAGGACCCCGGCCACCTCGTCCAGCACGGCGAGACCCGCGCCAGCATCTTCTACGGCTCGATCTTCCCGGCCGTCTGGTCCTTCCAGCTCGCGCTGCGCAGCCGCGGCCTCGGCAGCACCATCACCTGCCTGCACGTGCCCCACGAGCGCGAGGTGGGGCGGCTGCTCGGCATCCCCTCCGGGGTCACGCAGGTGTGCATGATCCCGGTCGCCTACACGGTGGGCACCGACTTCCGCCCCGCCGACCGCTACAGCGCCAAGGAGCGCACCTACTGGGAGAGGTGGGGCACGTGA
- a CDS encoding keywimysin-related RiPP produces the protein MKRYEKPRLTATGSFRKVTGLLGRAGNDRLILSKN, from the coding sequence GTGAAGCGCTACGAGAAACCCCGCCTGACGGCAACCGGATCCTTCCGCAAGGTCACCGGCCTCCTCGGACGCGCCGGCAACGACCGCCTCATCCTCAGCAAGAACTGA